The following proteins come from a genomic window of Geomonas sp. RF6:
- a CDS encoding sulfurtransferase TusA family protein has translation MERIDLRGVTCPTNFVKAKLALEDIETGETVEFLIDDGEPVKNVPRSLKAEGHKLLGLKETDGYYTLTLEKGED, from the coding sequence ATGGAAAGAATAGATCTGCGGGGCGTGACCTGCCCGACCAACTTTGTGAAGGCGAAGCTTGCCCTTGAAGACATCGAGACCGGGGAGACGGTGGAATTCCTCATCGATGACGGCGAGCCGGTGAAAAACGTCCCGAGGAGCCTGAAAGCGGAAGGGCACAAGCTGCTCGGCCTGAAGGAGACCGACGGCTACTACACCCTCACGCTGGAGAAGGGTGAGGACTAG
- a CDS encoding O-acetylhomoserine aminocarboxypropyltransferase/cysteine synthase family protein produces the protein MGKAERELKFDTLLVHGGVAPGPGGATKAPIVQASAFAQDSAEGLEDIFRGRAVGPIYTRIGNPTLDALERRLAVIEGGIAAIVTASGMAAITTAVMAVVRSGDEIVSSSSLFGGTFSLFRDTLGNFGVTTRFVDPTDLEAVEGAMSERTRLVFVETIGNPKMDVPDIAELSAIAKRHGVPLMVDATVSTPYLARMRDLGADIVIHSTSKFINGTANAIGGAIIDCGSFNWQSEKFPHFEPFYKKFRGFAFTSRTRKLIHKDLGACAAPMNSFLLGEGLETLALRMERHCSNAQRLAEFLQSYEKVAWVNYPGLSDSPYHETAQKQFGGKFGGLLTFGVADRQSAFTVINGLKLAKNLANIGDTKTLVIHPASTICAEYEPEVKGLMGVTEELIRVSVGIEAIEDILDDFGAALGAL, from the coding sequence GTGGGCAAGGCGGAACGAGAGCTGAAATTTGATACCCTGCTGGTGCATGGCGGCGTGGCACCGGGTCCGGGGGGAGCGACGAAGGCTCCCATCGTGCAAGCCTCCGCATTTGCCCAGGACAGTGCCGAAGGACTGGAGGACATCTTTCGCGGCAGAGCGGTAGGGCCGATCTACACCCGCATCGGGAACCCCACCCTGGACGCCCTGGAGCGCCGTCTGGCCGTCATCGAAGGGGGGATTGCGGCTATCGTCACCGCCTCGGGGATGGCGGCGATCACCACCGCTGTCATGGCGGTAGTGCGCAGCGGCGACGAGATCGTCTCCTCCTCCTCTCTCTTTGGCGGCACCTTCTCCCTCTTCCGTGACACCCTCGGCAACTTCGGCGTCACGACCCGTTTTGTCGACCCCACCGATCTGGAGGCGGTCGAGGGGGCTATGAGCGAGCGCACGCGCCTCGTCTTCGTGGAGACGATCGGCAACCCGAAGATGGACGTTCCCGACATCGCGGAGCTCTCCGCCATCGCCAAAAGGCACGGCGTCCCCCTCATGGTGGACGCGACCGTATCCACCCCCTATCTCGCCAGGATGAGGGATCTCGGCGCGGACATCGTGATTCACTCTACCAGCAAGTTTATAAACGGCACCGCGAACGCCATCGGCGGCGCCATCATCGACTGCGGTAGCTTCAACTGGCAGAGCGAAAAATTCCCCCACTTCGAGCCGTTCTACAAGAAGTTCCGCGGCTTCGCCTTCACCTCCCGCACGAGGAAGCTGATCCACAAGGACCTCGGCGCCTGCGCCGCGCCGATGAATTCCTTCCTGTTGGGCGAGGGGCTGGAGACGCTGGCGCTGCGGATGGAGCGCCATTGCTCCAATGCCCAGAGGCTCGCGGAATTCCTGCAGAGCTACGAAAAGGTGGCCTGGGTCAACTACCCCGGTCTTTCCGACTCTCCGTACCACGAAACGGCACAAAAGCAGTTCGGCGGCAAGTTCGGCGGCCTCCTCACCTTCGGGGTCGCAGACCGCCAGAGCGCCTTCACGGTCATAAACGGGTTGAAACTGGCGAAGAATCTTGCCAACATCGGAGACACGAAGACGCTGGTGATCCACCCGGCGAGCACGATCTGCGCGGAGTACGAGCCGGAGGTAAAGGGGCTCATGGGTGTGACCGAAGAGCTCATAAGGGTTTCGGTTGGCATCGAGGCAATAGAGGATATCTTAGACGACTTCGGCGCGGCGCTCGGGGCGCTGTAG
- the cysW gene encoding sulfate ABC transporter permease subunit CysW: MHATKILGHKGRGGLNVSEPAAVRWLLVAAAIAFLALFLILPLCAVFSQALEKGWDAYLQALKEPDTLAAIRLTLITAAFCVPLNLFFGVVASWVITKFNFRGKSLLITLIDLPFSVSPVVSGLIYVLIFGLQGWLGPWLQEHDIKIIFAVPGIVLATLFVTFPFVARELIPLMEAQGRDEEEAALTLGASGLQTFLRVTLPNIKWGILYGVILCNARAMGEFGAVSVVSGHVRGATNTVPLQVEILYNEYSYAAAFAVASILGLLALVTLAVKTVAEWKIQQTLTGAVRKGN, encoded by the coding sequence ATGCACGCAACGAAGATTTTGGGACATAAGGGGAGGGGGGGCTTGAACGTCTCGGAGCCGGCCGCCGTGCGCTGGCTCCTTGTCGCCGCCGCCATAGCCTTTCTCGCCCTCTTTCTCATACTCCCCCTGTGCGCCGTCTTTTCCCAGGCGCTGGAGAAGGGGTGGGACGCCTATCTGCAGGCGTTGAAAGAGCCGGACACCCTCGCGGCGATCAGGCTCACCCTCATTACCGCCGCCTTCTGCGTCCCGCTCAATCTCTTCTTCGGGGTGGTGGCGTCGTGGGTGATCACCAAATTCAACTTCCGCGGCAAGAGCCTCCTCATCACCCTTATCGACCTGCCCTTTTCGGTTTCACCGGTCGTCTCCGGTCTCATCTACGTCCTCATCTTCGGGCTGCAGGGGTGGCTCGGGCCGTGGCTCCAGGAGCACGACATAAAGATCATCTTCGCGGTCCCGGGGATCGTGCTCGCCACCCTCTTTGTCACCTTCCCCTTCGTGGCGCGGGAGCTTATCCCCCTCATGGAGGCGCAGGGGCGCGACGAGGAGGAGGCGGCGCTGACTCTCGGGGCGAGCGGCCTGCAGACATTCCTGCGGGTGACGCTCCCCAACATCAAGTGGGGGATACTCTATGGAGTCATTCTGTGCAACGCGCGGGCGATGGGGGAATTCGGAGCCGTCTCCGTCGTCTCCGGGCACGTGCGCGGCGCGACGAACACGGTGCCGCTGCAGGTGGAGATACTCTACAACGAGTACAGCTACGCCGCCGCCTTCGCCGTCGCCTCCATCCTCGGGCTCCTCGCATTGGTGACACTGGCGGTGAAGACGGTGGCAGAATGGAAGATCCAGCAGACCCTCACCGGCGCAGTAAGGAAAGGTAACTGA
- a CDS encoding SHOCT domain-containing protein produces the protein MSFLSPRTFCLFALISLMALQTGCATQEAAKKAVVWHSRDQFVALVDRDERGEKAPPNQHPVSLSDKRLHSELAALRVKFPNNPKQVRVFDEPEVKLLTEQLPAALQKARPDQDVVFAVYGRNPVLAGIGSEEVVTTGRAFYRENRLNLILGMLREQIRELDRRLQPFVPPSRGKGVELPGVVTSTSSKVTFAAQRPDWLVIAVPEASAEAALAPEPEVAGAPVKVAPVAAKDFEERLRVLGELKAKGLITEDEYRAKKESILKEL, from the coding sequence ATGTCGTTTCTGTCACCTCGTACCTTTTGTCTTTTTGCGCTGATCTCCCTGATGGCGCTGCAAACCGGTTGCGCTACGCAAGAGGCGGCCAAGAAAGCGGTAGTGTGGCATTCGCGCGATCAGTTCGTGGCGCTGGTGGACCGCGACGAGAGGGGGGAGAAGGCCCCGCCGAACCAGCACCCTGTCTCCCTCTCCGACAAGAGGCTCCACTCGGAGCTTGCCGCCCTGCGTGTGAAGTTTCCGAACAACCCGAAGCAGGTGCGCGTTTTCGACGAACCGGAAGTGAAGCTTCTCACCGAGCAACTCCCCGCCGCGCTGCAGAAGGCGCGCCCCGACCAGGACGTCGTCTTTGCCGTCTACGGAAGAAACCCCGTTCTCGCCGGCATCGGCAGCGAAGAGGTTGTCACCACCGGGCGAGCCTTTTACCGGGAAAACCGGCTGAACCTCATTCTGGGGATGCTGCGCGAACAGATCCGGGAACTGGACCGTCGCCTGCAGCCCTTCGTCCCCCCCTCCCGCGGGAAGGGGGTTGAACTGCCCGGTGTCGTTACCAGCACCTCTTCAAAGGTCACTTTTGCAGCACAGCGACCCGACTGGCTGGTGATAGCTGTTCCCGAGGCTTCGGCCGAGGCAGCGCTCGCTCCCGAGCCTGAAGTCGCGGGGGCGCCGGTGAAGGTCGCTCCTGTTGCGGCGAAGGACTTCGAGGAGCGCCTGAGGGTTCTTGGTGAGTTGAAGGCGAAAGGGCTCATCACAGAGGACGAGTACCGCGCGAAGAAGGAGAGCATCCTGAAGGAACTCTGA
- a CDS encoding 4Fe-4S dicluster domain-containing protein: MADIKIDLKNLKAGGFIKERGKDLFTVRLRVPGGRMSVDRLSKIAAVAQKYGKGYVHLSVRQSIELININFSDFDAVVAELGEEQQKVASCGARVRVPTACGGCEYNPNGLVDTQKSALEVDEKLFGTATGHHKFKVGFAGCPFDCPKSATNDVGLQGAIWPELCADECISCGLCAKSCTEGAITMGDDDKPVFNGSNCIYCGDCVKVCPTDAWKSVKRGYTVRIGGKWGRRPLVGTLYATFLPEEQVVPFVAEVLAWYKEKAEGKGRVRIGDIILQEGCSSLLEHLRKSFPECTVAETIPPQIVQTQLPIR; the protein is encoded by the coding sequence ATGGCAGATATAAAGATTGACCTCAAGAACCTGAAGGCGGGCGGCTTCATCAAGGAGCGCGGCAAAGACCTCTTCACCGTGCGCCTGCGGGTGCCGGGGGGGCGGATGTCGGTGGACCGCCTGAGCAAGATCGCTGCAGTGGCGCAGAAATACGGCAAGGGGTACGTGCACCTGTCGGTCCGCCAGTCCATCGAGCTCATCAACATCAACTTCTCCGACTTCGATGCGGTCGTTGCCGAGCTCGGCGAAGAGCAGCAGAAGGTCGCTTCCTGCGGCGCGCGCGTGCGCGTCCCCACCGCCTGCGGAGGGTGCGAGTACAACCCGAACGGCCTGGTGGACACCCAGAAGTCGGCGCTCGAGGTGGACGAGAAACTGTTCGGCACCGCCACCGGGCACCACAAGTTCAAGGTCGGTTTCGCCGGGTGCCCTTTCGACTGCCCGAAGTCGGCGACAAACGACGTCGGATTGCAGGGCGCCATCTGGCCGGAGCTCTGCGCCGACGAGTGCATCAGCTGCGGACTGTGCGCCAAGAGCTGCACCGAAGGCGCCATCACCATGGGTGACGACGACAAGCCAGTTTTTAACGGCTCCAACTGCATCTACTGCGGCGACTGCGTGAAGGTCTGCCCCACCGATGCGTGGAAGAGCGTGAAGAGGGGTTACACCGTGCGCATCGGCGGGAAGTGGGGGCGCCGCCCCCTCGTCGGCACCCTCTACGCCACCTTCCTCCCCGAGGAACAGGTAGTGCCGTTCGTGGCGGAAGTGCTCGCCTGGTACAAGGAGAAGGCGGAGGGGAAGGGACGGGTCCGCATCGGCGACATCATCCTGCAGGAGGGGTGCTCCTCCCTCCTCGAGCACCTGCGCAAGAGCTTCCCGGAGTGCACGGTGGCGGAGACCATTCCTCCGCAGATCGTGCAGACGCAACTGCCGATCCGCTAG
- the thiS gene encoding sulfur carrier protein ThiS, protein MNLTVNGKAAEVAQDALSVTRLLEELQVAQREYVTVELNGDILDRADFDAITVKDGDTVEFLYFMGGGSL, encoded by the coding sequence ATGAATCTGACAGTAAATGGCAAAGCGGCAGAAGTCGCCCAGGATGCACTTTCGGTAACGAGGCTCCTCGAAGAGCTCCAGGTAGCCCAGCGCGAGTACGTCACCGTGGAACTGAACGGCGACATCCTCGACCGCGCCGACTTCGACGCCATAACGGTGAAGGACGGCGACACGGTGGAATTCCTCTACTTCATGGGGGGTGGCTCTTTATGA
- a CDS encoding HesA/MoeB/ThiF family protein: protein MKLTEDQITRYSRHILLKEVGGKGQRKLLNGKVLIIGAGGLGAPIALYLAAAGVGQIGIADADEVDLSNLQRQVIHFTPDVGKAKVLSAKEKMLAINPDLNVKTYQEWVSAANIREMIEEYDFVIDGTDNFAAKFLINDACVLAGKPYSHGGILQFDGQTMTVKPGESACYRCIFPDPPPKEAIPTCSQAGVIGVLPGVLGTLQATEAIKFLLGAGDLLTGRLLTYSALRMRFREIPVKKSAKCPICGDNPTITELHDELEAMTVCDLEQRNA, encoded by the coding sequence ATGAAGCTCACCGAGGACCAGATCACCCGCTACTCCCGCCACATCCTCCTGAAGGAGGTCGGCGGTAAAGGCCAGCGCAAGCTCCTGAACGGCAAGGTGCTCATCATCGGCGCGGGGGGGCTGGGCGCCCCGATCGCTCTCTACCTGGCCGCCGCCGGAGTCGGGCAGATCGGCATCGCCGACGCAGACGAGGTCGACCTCTCCAACCTGCAGCGCCAGGTGATCCACTTCACCCCCGACGTGGGGAAGGCGAAGGTGCTCTCGGCAAAGGAAAAGATGCTCGCCATCAACCCGGACCTTAACGTGAAGACGTACCAGGAGTGGGTTTCCGCGGCGAACATCAGGGAGATGATCGAGGAGTACGACTTCGTCATCGACGGCACCGACAACTTCGCGGCGAAGTTCCTCATCAACGACGCCTGCGTGCTCGCCGGTAAGCCGTACTCCCACGGCGGCATCCTGCAGTTCGACGGGCAGACCATGACGGTGAAGCCGGGGGAATCCGCCTGCTACCGCTGCATCTTCCCCGACCCCCCCCCCAAGGAGGCTATCCCTACCTGCTCGCAGGCGGGGGTGATCGGCGTGCTTCCGGGCGTGCTGGGGACTCTCCAGGCGACCGAGGCGATCAAGTTCCTCCTCGGCGCGGGGGACCTCCTCACCGGAAGGCTCCTCACCTACAGCGCGCTGCGCATGCGCTTCAGGGAGATCCCGGTGAAAAAGAGCGCGAAGTGCCCGATCTGCGGCGACAACCCCACCATCACAGAACTGCACGACGAGCTCGAAGCGATGACCGTGTGCGACCTGGAGCAGCGCAATGCTTAA
- a CDS encoding sulfate/molybdate ABC transporter ATP-binding protein has product MIEISGISKRFGNFEALSDLSMTFPSGELVALLGPSGSGKTTLLRIIAGLEAPDSGSILFNGEEATERDVRERQVGFVFQHYALFRHMTVFDNIAFGLTVKPRKERPSKREIAGRVRELLGLIQLEQLADRYPAQLSGGQRQRVALARALAVQPQVLLLDEPFGALDAKVRLELRRWLRKLHDEIHVTSVFVTHDQEEALEVADRIVVMNSGRIEQQGTPSEVYDRPATPFVFDFLGNVNLFHGRVHQGKAQLAGVEVQAPEHAAISNTPAIGYVRSHDIELARHPLDATAIEAQVRHILAVGPLVRVDLSLVGSTAKVEVDLSREAADRLTLQVGERVYARPRKVRVFTGDYQI; this is encoded by the coding sequence ATGATCGAGATCAGCGGCATCAGCAAGCGTTTCGGCAACTTCGAGGCCCTCAGCGACCTCTCCATGACCTTCCCCTCCGGAGAGCTCGTCGCCCTCCTCGGCCCTTCCGGCTCCGGGAAGACGACTCTCCTGCGCATCATCGCGGGGCTGGAGGCGCCCGACAGCGGCAGCATCCTCTTCAACGGGGAGGAGGCGACGGAGAGGGACGTGCGGGAGCGGCAGGTGGGGTTCGTCTTCCAGCACTACGCCCTCTTCAGGCACATGACGGTCTTTGACAACATTGCCTTCGGGCTGACCGTAAAGCCGCGCAAGGAGCGTCCGTCGAAGCGGGAGATCGCGGGGAGGGTGCGGGAGCTTCTCGGTCTCATCCAGCTGGAGCAGCTGGCCGATCGCTACCCGGCACAGCTCTCGGGGGGACAGAGGCAGCGCGTGGCGCTCGCGCGAGCCCTCGCGGTGCAGCCGCAGGTTCTTCTGCTGGACGAGCCGTTCGGGGCGCTCGACGCGAAGGTCCGCCTCGAACTGCGCCGCTGGCTGCGCAAGCTGCACGACGAGATTCACGTCACCAGCGTATTTGTCACCCACGACCAGGAGGAGGCGCTGGAGGTTGCAGACAGGATCGTGGTGATGAACAGTGGGCGCATCGAGCAGCAGGGGACGCCGAGCGAGGTGTACGACCGTCCGGCGACACCGTTTGTCTTCGACTTCCTGGGGAATGTGAACCTCTTCCACGGCCGGGTGCACCAGGGGAAGGCGCAGCTCGCCGGGGTGGAGGTGCAGGCGCCGGAGCATGCCGCCATCAGTAATACCCCTGCCATCGGCTACGTCCGCTCCCACGACATCGAGCTCGCCCGGCACCCGCTGGACGCGACCGCCATCGAGGCGCAGGTGAGGCACATCCTCGCGGTGGGACCTCTGGTGCGGGTCGATCTATCCCTCGTGGGGAGCACCGCGAAGGTGGAGGTCGACCTCTCCCGCGAGGCCGCCGACCGCCTCACCCTGCAGGTAGGGGAACGCGTCTACGCACGCCCCCGCAAGGTCCGCGTCTTCACCGGCGACTACCAGATCTAG
- the cysK gene encoding cysteine synthase A, with the protein MSRIYEDNSQSIGNTPLVRLNHVTKGAQATVLAKIEGRNPAYSVKCRIGANLIWDAEARGVLKPGVEIVEPTSGNTGIALAYVAAARGYKLTLTMPETMSIERRRVLAALGANLILTPGSAGMKGAVAKAEEIAASDPARYFLPQQFKNPANPEIHEKTTGPEIWADTDGGIDVLVSGVGTGGTISGISRYIKQTQGKQILSVAVEPKESPVISQKLAGEELKPGPHKIQGIGAGFIPETLDLSLVDRVEQVESAEALAFAQRLVKEEGLLVGISSGAAAAAAVRLAKLPEFAGKTIVVILPDLAERYLSTALFEEA; encoded by the coding sequence ATGTCCCGCATTTATGAAGACAACTCGCAGTCTATCGGCAACACCCCGCTGGTTCGCCTGAACCACGTCACCAAAGGTGCCCAGGCTACCGTACTGGCGAAGATCGAGGGGCGCAACCCGGCGTACTCCGTCAAGTGCAGGATCGGAGCTAACCTGATCTGGGACGCGGAGGCACGAGGCGTGCTGAAGCCGGGGGTCGAGATCGTTGAGCCGACCAGCGGCAACACCGGCATCGCTCTTGCCTACGTCGCCGCTGCCCGCGGCTACAAGCTCACCCTCACCATGCCGGAGACGATGAGCATAGAGCGTCGTCGCGTCCTCGCGGCGCTTGGCGCCAACCTGATCCTCACCCCCGGTTCCGCAGGGATGAAGGGTGCCGTGGCAAAGGCTGAAGAGATCGCCGCCTCCGACCCGGCGCGTTACTTCCTGCCGCAGCAGTTCAAGAACCCGGCGAACCCGGAGATTCACGAGAAGACCACCGGTCCCGAAATCTGGGCCGACACCGACGGCGGCATCGATGTTCTCGTATCGGGGGTCGGCACCGGCGGCACCATCAGCGGCATCTCGCGCTATATCAAGCAGACGCAGGGGAAGCAGATCCTTTCCGTCGCCGTGGAGCCGAAAGAGAGCCCGGTGATCTCGCAAAAGCTTGCCGGTGAAGAGCTGAAGCCCGGCCCGCACAAGATCCAGGGTATCGGCGCAGGCTTCATCCCCGAGACCCTCGACCTTTCCCTCGTCGACCGTGTTGAGCAGGTGGAGAGCGCCGAGGCGCTCGCCTTCGCGCAGCGGCTGGTGAAGGAGGAAGGGCTCCTGGTGGGGATCTCCAGCGGTGCCGCCGCAGCCGCCGCCGTGCGGCTGGCGAAGCTCCCCGAGTTTGCCGGGAAGACCATCGTGGTCATCCTCCCGGACCTCGCAGAAAGGTACCTCTCCACCGCCCTCTTCGAGGAAGCGTAG
- a CDS encoding RrF2 family transcriptional regulator — protein sequence MISKKTKYGLKALIYLAQHYEEGPILIADLAREERIPKKFLEAILLALKNSGILQSQKGKGGGYFLARAPKTITFGQAVRVMEGPLAPVPCVSETSYAKCTECEDENTCGIRFVMKETRDAIAKVLDGTTLADVLEQIEKAEKEHRGILDFCI from the coding sequence ATGATCTCTAAAAAGACCAAGTACGGCCTGAAGGCACTTATCTACCTTGCACAGCATTACGAAGAAGGGCCGATCCTGATCGCCGACCTGGCGCGGGAAGAGCGGATCCCCAAGAAGTTCCTGGAAGCGATCCTTCTCGCTCTGAAAAATAGTGGCATCCTGCAGAGCCAGAAAGGGAAGGGGGGTGGGTACTTCCTCGCCAGGGCGCCGAAGACGATCACCTTCGGCCAGGCGGTCCGCGTTATGGAGGGCCCCCTCGCCCCGGTCCCCTGCGTCAGCGAAACCTCCTACGCAAAGTGCACCGAGTGCGAGGACGAGAACACCTGCGGCATCAGGTTTGTCATGAAGGAGACGCGGGACGCCATCGCGAAGGTGCTCGATGGCACCACCCTTGCCGACGTCCTTGAGCAGATCGAAAAAGCAGAGAAAGAGCACCGAGGGATACTGGATTTCTGCATCTAG
- the cysT gene encoding sulfate ABC transporter permease subunit CysT, translated as MAVFGKKDSVLPGFAPSLGYTLFYLSIIVLIPLSALACKTATLSWGEFLEAVTAPRVLASYRVTFGAAFIAAFTNAIFGVLVAWVLARYRFPGKRILDALVDLPFALPTAVAGITLSSLYSSNGWLGSFLEGHGIKVAFTPAGIVIAMIFIGFPFVVRTVQPVLEELDREIEEAAACLGADRWQTFCRVLFPTMLPAILTGFALSFARGVGEYGSIIFIAGNMPMVSEITPLLIITKLEQYDYAGATAIASVMLVASFLLLLAINLLQKWSRRFAA; from the coding sequence ATGGCTGTCTTCGGCAAGAAAGATTCAGTTCTCCCGGGCTTTGCCCCCTCCCTTGGCTACACCCTCTTTTATCTCAGCATCATCGTGCTGATCCCGCTTTCCGCGCTCGCCTGCAAGACCGCTACCCTTTCGTGGGGAGAGTTTCTGGAGGCGGTGACGGCTCCGCGGGTACTCGCCTCCTACCGGGTCACCTTCGGCGCGGCCTTCATCGCCGCCTTCACCAATGCGATCTTCGGCGTCCTCGTCGCCTGGGTGCTGGCGCGCTACCGTTTCCCCGGCAAAAGGATCCTCGACGCCCTCGTCGACCTCCCTTTTGCGCTCCCCACCGCGGTCGCCGGTATCACGCTGTCGAGCCTCTACTCCTCCAACGGCTGGCTTGGCTCCTTTCTGGAAGGGCACGGCATAAAGGTCGCCTTCACCCCTGCGGGTATCGTCATCGCCATGATCTTTATCGGTTTTCCCTTTGTGGTGCGCACCGTTCAGCCGGTACTGGAGGAACTCGACCGCGAGATAGAGGAGGCGGCCGCCTGCCTCGGCGCCGACCGCTGGCAGACCTTCTGCCGCGTCCTCTTCCCTACCATGCTCCCGGCGATACTGACCGGCTTTGCCCTCTCCTTTGCGAGGGGGGTGGGGGAGTACGGCTCCATCATATTCATCGCCGGCAACATGCCGATGGTTTCCGAGATCACCCCCCTTCTCATCATCACGAAGCTGGAGCAGTACGACTACGCCGGCGCCACCGCCATCGCCTCCGTCATGCTGGTCGCCTCCTTCCTCCTCCTTCTGGCGATAAATCTTCTGCAGAAGTGGAGCCGCCGTTTCGCGGCATGA
- a CDS encoding M67 family metallopeptidase produces MLKIPSQILEAIIARSQEGFPLEVCGILSGVDGLVLGHHPMTNMDASNEHFTMDPKEQFAVVKELRRKGWDMVAIYHSHPESPARPSEEDIRLALTPHVSHLIVSLMDREAPVAKSFKITDGVVEPEEMVVTE; encoded by the coding sequence ATGCTTAAGATCCCCTCCCAGATTCTCGAGGCGATAATCGCCCGCTCCCAGGAAGGGTTTCCCCTCGAGGTGTGCGGGATCCTCTCGGGGGTAGACGGTCTCGTCCTGGGGCACCATCCGATGACCAACATGGATGCCAGCAACGAGCACTTCACCATGGACCCGAAGGAGCAGTTCGCGGTGGTAAAGGAGCTGCGCCGCAAAGGGTGGGACATGGTGGCGATCTACCATTCGCATCCGGAATCTCCGGCGCGCCCGTCGGAGGAGGACATCCGCCTCGCGCTGACCCCGCATGTCTCGCACCTGATCGTCTCCCTCATGGACCGGGAGGCTCCGGTGGCGAAGTCGTTCAAGATCACGGACGGCGTGGTGGAGCCGGAAGAGATGGTGGTGACGGAGTAG
- the mnmA gene encoding tRNA 2-thiouridine(34) synthase MnmA, which translates to MTESVGKKVLVAMSGGVDSSVTAALLQERGYEVIGVTMQLYEPRHAPVGGKTCCSLTDVMDAGRVAKRLGIPFEVLDLRDKFKEMVIDDFVREYAAGRTPNPCARCNERIKFGALLEMASSFGADLLATGHYARIEKDAAGAYQLLKGLDQRKDQSYFLFAMNADQLSRTILPIGSMEKHEVRQLAERYNLPTAQKQESQEICFIPDNDYVRFLEENGVHPEPGEIVTSTGKKVGVHNGVHQFTVGQRRGLGIAWAEPLYVLAIDRDNAVVTVGPRHELTCGGLVAGNTTWTGTAPESFHGTCSIRYRQKPVPCEAALEADGKLRVKFETPQGGVTPGQAVVLYDGDRVVGGGWIEAGTP; encoded by the coding sequence ATGACCGAGTCAGTTGGCAAAAAAGTTCTGGTGGCGATGAGTGGCGGCGTCGATTCATCCGTCACCGCCGCCCTTCTACAGGAAAGGGGATATGAGGTTATCGGCGTCACCATGCAGTTGTACGAGCCGCGCCACGCTCCTGTAGGCGGAAAGACCTGCTGCTCCCTCACCGACGTCATGGACGCCGGCAGGGTCGCAAAGCGGCTCGGCATCCCCTTCGAGGTGCTGGACCTGCGCGACAAGTTCAAGGAGATGGTCATCGACGACTTCGTCCGCGAGTATGCCGCAGGACGGACGCCGAACCCCTGCGCGCGCTGCAACGAAAGGATCAAGTTCGGGGCGCTCCTGGAGATGGCCTCTTCCTTCGGGGCGGACCTCCTCGCCACCGGGCACTATGCCCGCATCGAGAAGGACGCCGCCGGAGCGTACCAGCTCCTCAAGGGGCTCGACCAGCGCAAGGACCAGTCGTATTTCCTTTTCGCCATGAACGCGGACCAGCTCTCCCGCACCATCCTCCCGATCGGGTCGATGGAAAAGCACGAGGTGCGGCAGCTCGCCGAGAGGTACAACCTCCCGACCGCCCAGAAGCAGGAGAGCCAGGAAATCTGCTTTATACCCGACAACGACTATGTGCGCTTTCTGGAGGAAAACGGGGTGCACCCGGAGCCGGGAGAGATCGTCACGAGCACCGGGAAGAAGGTCGGCGTCCACAACGGCGTACACCAGTTCACCGTCGGGCAGCGGCGCGGGCTCGGCATCGCCTGGGCGGAGCCGCTCTACGTACTCGCCATCGACCGCGATAACGCCGTCGTGACCGTGGGGCCGCGCCACGAGCTCACCTGCGGGGGGCTCGTCGCCGGGAACACCACCTGGACCGGCACCGCACCGGAAAGCTTCCACGGGACGTGCAGCATCCGCTACCGGCAGAAGCCGGTGCCGTGCGAAGCGGCGCTGGAGGCGGACGGAAAGCTGCGGGTAAAATTCGAGACTCCGCAGGGGGGTGTGACACCTGGGCAGGCAGTTGTCCTCTACGACGGGGATCGTGTGGTAGGCGGCGGCTGGATCGAGGCAGGAACGCCCTGA